From a single Paenibacillus sp. FSL W8-0426 genomic region:
- the ruvB gene encoding Holliday junction branch migration DNA helicase RuvB has product MEDRIISANLMMEDQAVELSLRPRYLNEYIGQNQVKENLKIYIEAAKMRNEALDHVLLYGPPGLGKTTLANIIANELGVNLRTTSGPAIERPGDLAALLTNLQEGDVLFIDEIHRLHRTVEEVMYPAMEDFALDIMIGKGPSARSVRLDLPPFTLIGATTRAGLLSAPLRDRFGVISRLEFYTVDELAFIVSRASEILGVDIVGDAAEEIALRSRGTPRIANRLLKRVRDFAQVRGDGMITQALAEEALKRLQIDPRGLDEIDHKMLKSMIQSFKGGPVGLDTIAATIGEESQTIEDVYEPYLLQIGMLQRTPRGRVVTDLAYHHLGIPLPPRDGK; this is encoded by the coding sequence ATGGAAGACCGGATTATTTCCGCCAACCTGATGATGGAGGACCAAGCTGTGGAGCTGAGCCTGCGTCCCCGGTATTTGAACGAGTATATCGGACAGAATCAGGTCAAGGAAAATTTGAAAATATACATCGAAGCCGCAAAAATGCGTAATGAAGCGTTGGACCACGTGCTGTTGTACGGTCCTCCCGGACTGGGGAAAACAACGCTGGCCAATATTATCGCGAACGAGCTCGGCGTGAATCTAAGAACAACATCGGGCCCTGCGATTGAACGTCCAGGAGACTTGGCTGCGCTTTTGACCAACTTGCAGGAAGGTGACGTCTTGTTCATTGACGAGATTCACCGCTTGCATCGTACCGTGGAAGAAGTCATGTACCCGGCCATGGAGGATTTTGCGCTGGATATTATGATCGGCAAAGGCCCGAGTGCACGTTCCGTGCGTCTCGATTTGCCTCCATTTACGCTGATCGGTGCAACGACGCGTGCAGGATTGTTGTCGGCTCCGCTCCGCGATCGTTTCGGCGTGATCAGTCGTTTGGAATTTTACACGGTGGATGAACTTGCGTTTATCGTGTCGAGGGCTTCGGAAATTCTTGGCGTCGACATCGTGGGCGATGCGGCAGAGGAGATTGCCCTTCGTTCTCGCGGTACGCCGCGGATTGCTAACCGTCTCTTGAAAAGGGTACGGGATTTCGCCCAAGTGCGGGGGGACGGCATGATCACGCAGGCTTTGGCAGAAGAGGCGTTGAAACGTTTGCAGATCGACCCGAGAGGGTTGGACGAAATCGACCATAAGATGCTCAAATCCATGATTCAAAGTTTCAAAGGAGGCCCGGTCGGGCTGGATACGATAGCTGCCACCATCGGGGAAGAGAGCCAAACGATTGAGGACGTATACGAGCCTTATTTGCTGCAGATCGGCATGCTTCAACGAACTCCGAGGGGCAGGGTGGTCACGGATTTGGCGTATCACCACCTGGGCATTCCCCTTCCGCCAAGGGACGGGAAGTAA
- the ruvA gene encoding Holliday junction branch migration protein RuvA: MIDFLRGQFVLVENEYIVLDVHGVGYRVFCPNPFVFAKQEGEITVYIHHHVREDAILLFGFASRDEQRLFRKLIEVSGIGPRVALGILAGGTPEHVVTAIYQENITFLTKLPGIGKKTAQRMILDLKDKLDGFGTAALATGLFAPPSEEQGSGSAWDEAREGLKALGYTDSELDKVWLKLKKDATAADSVDVLMKRALQMLFKG, from the coding sequence GTTGGATGTGCATGGAGTGGGGTATCGCGTGTTCTGCCCTAATCCCTTTGTTTTTGCCAAACAAGAAGGGGAAATCACGGTGTATATCCATCACCATGTACGTGAAGACGCAATCCTTTTGTTTGGTTTTGCATCCCGGGATGAGCAGCGTCTTTTCCGCAAATTGATTGAGGTATCCGGCATCGGGCCGCGGGTTGCATTGGGGATTCTGGCAGGGGGAACGCCTGAGCATGTCGTTACGGCGATTTATCAAGAGAACATTACGTTCCTGACCAAATTGCCGGGAATCGGCAAAAAGACGGCACAGCGCATGATTTTGGACCTGAAGGACAAATTGGACGGCTTCGGTACGGCTGCATTGGCGACAGGGTTGTTTGCCCCTCCGTCGGAGGAACAGGGCAGCGGGTCTGCGTGGGATGAAGCTCGAGAAGGCTTGAAGGCATTGGGTTACACGGACAGCGAGCTGGATAAAGTATGGCTGAAGCTCAAAAAAGACGCCACTGCGGCAGATTCGGTGGATGTGCTGATGAAGCGGGCGCTGCAGATGCTGTTTAAAGGATAG